Proteins encoded in a region of the Triticum dicoccoides isolate Atlit2015 ecotype Zavitan chromosome 3A, WEW_v2.0, whole genome shotgun sequence genome:
- the LOC119270370 gene encoding uncharacterized protein LOC119270370, whose product MNDEEQATSLSYTTKASEAMAAPRHPDKVKATQLESRITESALPSLAPVPKLKKTKTTKHKKPGIFQTPLQKGPKIMQTDRTTVLHSKVSSVCSQMSFNNSENVDPNKTTTGTQVTNHQTGCSTLEGAVRNTLKRKKVSETTRMKKGTQAISATTGNNILRNSGRET is encoded by the exons ATGAATGACGAAGAACAAGCaacttcactttcatatactaccaaGGCATCCGAGGCAATGGCTGCTCCAAGGCATCCAGATAAGGTGAAGGCAACCCAACTGGAATCAAGGATAACAGAATCAGCACTACCAAGTCTTGCGCCTGTGCCAAAATTGAAGAAGACAAAGACAACTAAACATAAGAAACCAGGAATATTTCAAACACCACTCCAAAAGGGGCCAAAG ATTATGCAAACAGACCGTACTACCGTGCTGCATTCTAAG gtttctagtgtttgtagtcaGATGTCTTTCAACAATAGTGAGAATGTGGATCCCAACAAAACAACTACTGGAACTCAGGTGACCAACCATCAGACTGGTTGCAGTACTTTAGAAGGTGCAGTGAGGAATACACTGAAGAGAAAGAAAGTTTCTGAGACAACAAGAATGAAAAAAGGTACTCAAGCAATCTCTGCTACAACCGGAAACAACATACTTAGGAATTCGGGCAGGGAAACATGA